In Nicotiana tabacum cultivar K326 chromosome 2, ASM71507v2, whole genome shotgun sequence, the following proteins share a genomic window:
- the LOC107776967 gene encoding glucan endo-1,3-beta-glucosidase 9-like isoform X1: protein MASEKLPWIVILLLAIVSPRIEGIGVNWGRAASHPLPPSKVVEFLKSNGITKVKLFDTNPEVLESLSGSNIDVTVGVPNSMLRSLNSSFKVAQSWVHDNLARYFSDGVRIEYIAIGDEPFNHVYGDQFFPFVVGAAENIQTALTKAKLAGRVKLVVPCSFDAFQSESGLPSKGHFRADVNRTMSELLKFLTKHQSPFFVNISPFLSYHSNKNISLDFALFKETARPHKDSRRTYKNSFDLSYDTLVSALSSAGSDKMDIVIGQIGWPTDGAASATSSNAQVFMKKFLEHVRSRSGTPLRPKEPPIETYILSLLDEDNRSIATGNFERYWGVFTFDGQAKYQLDLGQGSRKLVNAQNVQYLSSKWCVVNNNQNLSNATTRALEACSSADCSALSPGASCFNLSWPGNISYALNSYYQQHDQRADSCDFGGLGLITTVDPSVGTCRFIVQLRTSSSASFFISHWRITAATILLWLVGGGF from the exons ATGGCTTCTGAAAAGCTTCCATGGATTGTGATTCTCTTGTTAGCCATAGTTAGTCCTAGAATTGAAGGCATTGGGGTGAACTGGGGCAGGGCAGCTTCACACCCTTTGCCTCCATCCAAAGTGGTGGAGTTCCTTAAGTCCAACGGTATAACCAAAGTAAAGCTCTTCGACACCAACCCGGAAGTCCTGGAGTCACTCTCTGGTTCAAACATTGATGTGACAGTGGGCGTTCCCAATTCCATGCTTCGCAGCTTGAATTCCTCTTTCAAGGTTGCTCAGAGTTGGGTCCATGACAATCTCGCCCGCTACTTTTCTGATGGAGTCCGAATAGA GTATATCGCCATTGGGGATGAACCATTCAATCAcgtttatggtgaccagttctttCCTTTTGTTGTTGGAGCAGCTGAGAATATCCAAACTGCATTGACCAAAGCTAAGCTGGCTGGCAGGGTGAAGCTAGTTGTTCCGTGCAGTTTTGATGCCTTCCAGTCAGAATCTGGTCTACCATCAAAGGGACATTTCAGAGCAGATGTAAATAGAACAATGTCTGAACTACTCAAATTTCTTACTAAGCATCAATCTCCTTTCTTTGTTAACATTTCACCCTTCCTAAGTTATCATAGTAACAAGAACATTTCCCTAGATTTTGCTCTCTTCAAAGAAACTGCTCGCCCTCATAAGGACAGTCGCAGAACCTACAAGAACAGCTTTGACTTGAGTTATGATACCCTTGTTTCAGCTTTATCCTCTGCTGGCTCTGATAAGATGGATATAGTCATTGGGCAGATTGGTTGGCCAACGGATGGAGCTGCCAGTGCTACCTCATCCAATGCTCAGGTATTCATGAAAAAATTCCTGGAACATGTTCGTAGCAGATCAGGAACACCATTAAGGCCTAAAGAACCACCAATCGAGACCTATATCCTTAGCCTTTTGGATGAAGATAATAGAAGCATCGCCACTGGAAATTTTGAAAGATACTGGGGTGTGTTTACATTTGATGGACAGGCCAAGTACCAACTTGATTTGGGGCAAGGCTCAAGAAAACTGGTAAATGCCCAAAATGTCCAGTACCTTTCGTCCAAATGGTGTGTTGTGAATAACAACCAAAACTTGTCGAATGCAACTACACGGGCTTTGGAGGCATGTTCTTCTGCTGACTGCAGTGCTCTGTCACCTGGAGCTTCTTGTTTTAACCTCAGCTGGCCTGGAAATATTTCTTATGCACTTAATAGCTATTATCAACAACATGATCAAAGGGCCGATAGTTGCGACTTTGGTGGGTTGGGGTTGATTACTACAGTTGATCCCTCAGTGGGTACTTGCAGATTTATAGTTCAACTACGCACATCCAGTTCAGCGAGTTTCTTTATTTCCCATTGGAGGATCACCGCAGCAACCATTTTGTTATGGCTGGTTGGTGGAGGATTTTGA
- the LOC107776967 gene encoding glucan endo-1,3-beta-glucosidase 9-like isoform X2 produces MLFNGVVSKILGFIHTERVSYKLHWRESLCFYKYIAIGDEPFNHVYGDQFFPFVVGAAENIQTALTKAKLAGRVKLVVPCSFDAFQSESGLPSKGHFRADVNRTMSELLKFLTKHQSPFFVNISPFLSYHSNKNISLDFALFKETARPHKDSRRTYKNSFDLSYDTLVSALSSAGSDKMDIVIGQIGWPTDGAASATSSNAQVFMKKFLEHVRSRSGTPLRPKEPPIETYILSLLDEDNRSIATGNFERYWGVFTFDGQAKYQLDLGQGSRKLVNAQNVQYLSSKWCVVNNNQNLSNATTRALEACSSADCSALSPGASCFNLSWPGNISYALNSYYQQHDQRADSCDFGGLGLITTVDPSVGTCRFIVQLRTSSSASFFISHWRITAATILLWLVGGGF; encoded by the exons ATGTTATTTAATGGAGTGGTGTCAAAGATTTTGGGATTTATTCATACGGAAAGAGTATCGTATAAATTGCATTGGAGGGAGTCTTTATGCTTTTACAA GTATATCGCCATTGGGGATGAACCATTCAATCAcgtttatggtgaccagttctttCCTTTTGTTGTTGGAGCAGCTGAGAATATCCAAACTGCATTGACCAAAGCTAAGCTGGCTGGCAGGGTGAAGCTAGTTGTTCCGTGCAGTTTTGATGCCTTCCAGTCAGAATCTGGTCTACCATCAAAGGGACATTTCAGAGCAGATGTAAATAGAACAATGTCTGAACTACTCAAATTTCTTACTAAGCATCAATCTCCTTTCTTTGTTAACATTTCACCCTTCCTAAGTTATCATAGTAACAAGAACATTTCCCTAGATTTTGCTCTCTTCAAAGAAACTGCTCGCCCTCATAAGGACAGTCGCAGAACCTACAAGAACAGCTTTGACTTGAGTTATGATACCCTTGTTTCAGCTTTATCCTCTGCTGGCTCTGATAAGATGGATATAGTCATTGGGCAGATTGGTTGGCCAACGGATGGAGCTGCCAGTGCTACCTCATCCAATGCTCAGGTATTCATGAAAAAATTCCTGGAACATGTTCGTAGCAGATCAGGAACACCATTAAGGCCTAAAGAACCACCAATCGAGACCTATATCCTTAGCCTTTTGGATGAAGATAATAGAAGCATCGCCACTGGAAATTTTGAAAGATACTGGGGTGTGTTTACATTTGATGGACAGGCCAAGTACCAACTTGATTTGGGGCAAGGCTCAAGAAAACTGGTAAATGCCCAAAATGTCCAGTACCTTTCGTCCAAATGGTGTGTTGTGAATAACAACCAAAACTTGTCGAATGCAACTACACGGGCTTTGGAGGCATGTTCTTCTGCTGACTGCAGTGCTCTGTCACCTGGAGCTTCTTGTTTTAACCTCAGCTGGCCTGGAAATATTTCTTATGCACTTAATAGCTATTATCAACAACATGATCAAAGGGCCGATAGTTGCGACTTTGGTGGGTTGGGGTTGATTACTACAGTTGATCCCTCAGTGGGTACTTGCAGATTTATAGTTCAACTACGCACATCCAGTTCAGCGAGTTTCTTTATTTCCCATTGGAGGATCACCGCAGCAACCATTTTGTTATGGCTGGTTGGTGGAGGATTTTGA